aaaatataccTGTGTATCGTTCAAATTATTACCAACCATCATTTTCATAACGGTAAATAATTCTCCATTAGATATCATTCCATCTTTATTAATATCGTATACATCAAAGGCAAATTTCTTCTTCTGGAAATCATCAGTACTAGATGCTAATTTTGCTGTAATGAatgattaaaaaaaatatataagtaaataagatatataCTAAA
This window of the Plasmodium reichenowi strain SY57 chromosome Unknown, whole genome shotgun sequence genome carries:
- a CDS encoding protein phosphatase 2b regulatory subunit, putative gives rise to the protein KLASSTDDFQKKKFAFDVYDINKDGMISNGELFTVMKMMVGNNLNDTQLQQLVDRTILQADKDGDGMISFEEFKDMISHMDVGNKLKLEL